A region from the uncultured Draconibacterium sp. genome encodes:
- a CDS encoding histidine kinase, whose product MVENKKPIFFKYRFGWHVLFWLVVFMGYWLTYGGYLEHYYEEFVIGLTLLPARIIGTYTLVYWILPFAIEKKKFVTFGILTLIHAPLFGFLIYISYYFPNLFPEFFDYSNLPLFYVPKILSKIISNYGIPVLATTIIVFKKWYTDEQKNKKLAEEKLEAELNFLKSQVHPHFLFNTLNNLYALTLIKSEKTPDIVLKLSGLLDYMIYKSNDDFVPLIKEIEVIESYVELESMRYNNRLDLAFNIDGDLNRNRIAPLILLPFIENAFKHGASKDRTNPKVDISIKIDEKCMKLRVLNSVHAIAEKEEKESEGIGLKNVKRRLDLIYPNTYRLEIEERSDEYEVNLLICGINE is encoded by the coding sequence ATGGTAGAAAATAAAAAACCTATATTTTTTAAGTATCGTTTTGGGTGGCATGTGCTTTTTTGGCTGGTGGTTTTTATGGGGTATTGGCTCACATATGGTGGATACCTCGAGCATTATTACGAAGAATTTGTTATTGGCCTTACCTTGTTGCCGGCAAGAATTATTGGTACCTACACCCTGGTATACTGGATTTTGCCTTTCGCAATCGAGAAAAAAAAGTTCGTAACCTTTGGCATACTTACTCTTATTCACGCGCCGCTTTTCGGGTTTCTAATCTATATCTCTTATTACTTCCCAAATTTGTTTCCTGAATTTTTCGATTATTCCAACCTGCCACTTTTTTATGTTCCCAAAATATTAAGCAAAATCATCTCAAACTACGGTATTCCGGTGTTGGCAACCACTATAATTGTTTTTAAAAAGTGGTACACCGACGAACAAAAAAATAAGAAGTTAGCCGAAGAAAAACTGGAAGCCGAACTTAACTTTTTAAAGTCGCAGGTGCATCCGCATTTTCTTTTTAATACCCTAAATAACCTGTACGCTTTAACGCTTATTAAGTCGGAAAAAACACCCGATATTGTTTTAAAATTATCAGGTCTGCTTGATTATATGATTTACAAAAGCAACGACGATTTTGTGCCTCTAATAAAGGAGATAGAGGTTATTGAAAGTTATGTTGAACTGGAAAGTATGCGTTACAATAATCGGCTCGACCTGGCATTTAATATCGATGGAGACCTTAATCGCAACCGCATTGCACCACTGATATTATTGCCGTTTATTGAAAATGCCTTTAAACATGGTGCCAGCAAAGATCGTACGAATCCGAAGGTGGATATTAGTATTAAAATTGATGAAAAATGCATGAAACTTAGGGTGCTGAATTCGGTGCATGCTATAGCTGAAAAGGAAGAAAAGGAGAGCGAAGGAATTGGCTTAAAAAATGTAAAACGCAGACTGGATTTGATTTATCCGAATACTTATAGGCTTGAAATTGAAGAGCGCAGCGATGAATACGAAGTTAATCTTTTAATATGCGGGATAAATGAATAA
- a CDS encoding response regulator transcription factor, producing the protein MNKTRCIIVDDEPLAIEVLKSHISKVDSLELVGSCADAIEAFDFLNKNEVDLMFLDIHMPEMKGTDLVKTLQKPPAVVFTTAHREYAIESYDLNVLDYLLKPISFARFLQSIEKYKSQNLVSNEVRVIQNTGSGTTIYLREKNVIHKIPVSEIEYVESFGDYLKVHTPEREINSRYTMAAIEKALPEKSFIRIHRSFLVAINRITSFSPVMVIVGTKQFPVGVSYREKT; encoded by the coding sequence ATGAATAAAACAAGATGTATTATTGTTGATGATGAACCTTTGGCCATTGAGGTGTTGAAGTCGCACATCAGTAAGGTCGATTCACTGGAGCTGGTTGGTAGCTGCGCGGATGCCATTGAAGCTTTTGATTTTTTAAATAAGAACGAAGTTGATCTGATGTTTTTAGATATTCATATGCCCGAAATGAAAGGTACGGATTTGGTAAAAACACTGCAAAAACCACCGGCCGTTGTGTTTACCACTGCGCACCGCGAATATGCCATTGAGAGTTACGATTTAAATGTGCTCGATTACCTGCTAAAACCCATATCGTTTGCGCGTTTTTTGCAATCTATTGAAAAGTATAAAAGCCAGAATTTAGTAAGCAACGAAGTTCGTGTTATACAAAATACAGGTAGTGGAACAACCATTTATTTGCGCGAAAAAAATGTAATTCATAAAATTCCTGTTTCAGAAATTGAGTATGTCGAGAGTTTTGGCGACTACCTGAAAGTACACACCCCCGAGCGCGAAATAAACAGCAGGTACACCATGGCGGCCATCGAAAAAGCCTTGCCCGAAAAGAGTTTTATCAGAATTCATCGTTCATTTCTGGTAGCCATTAACCGGATTACAAGTTTTAGTCCCGTAATGGTTATTGTTGGCACAAAACAATTTCCCGTAGGAGTAAGCTATCGCGAAAAAACATAA